Proteins co-encoded in one Sebastes umbrosus isolate fSebUmb1 chromosome 20, fSebUmb1.pri, whole genome shotgun sequence genomic window:
- the LOC119479236 gene encoding translational activator of cytochrome c oxidase 1, which produces MVGAVVLRALLRTLRTSTSARVERVLPPASCVLNPPWRSSQVRSLQLSSASCAGHNKWSKVKHIKGPKDEARSRMFMKFAMMIKIAVKEGGSNPDMNINLAHILEQCRSKNMPKASVEAAIKSAAKPASQQVFEARGPGGCLLLIEVLTDNNSRSHQEIKRLLTKNRGMLSDGGRHNFNRRGVVVVPGQNVSTERALELAIEAGAEDVQESEDEEQQPLLQFICDMTDVRKVRASLEELGMQVTSAGLEFVPRTISSLDQDQLEAASTLIEALNDCPDVVRVWDNIQADS; this is translated from the exons aTGGTGGGAGCGGTAGTGCTGAGGGCTCTCCTCCGGACCCTGCGGACCTCCACCTCGGCCCGGGTGGAGCGCGTCCTCCCGCCGGCTTCATGTGTGCTGAACCCGCCGTGGAGGAGCTCTCAGGTCAGGTCGCTGCAGCTGAGCTCCGCCTCATGTGCTGGACACAACAAGTGGTCAAAGGTGAAGCACATCAAGGGACCTAAAGATGAGGCGAGGAGCAGGATGTTCATGAAGTTTGCTATGATGATAAAGATAGCTGTGAAAG AAGGTGGATCCAACCCGGACATGAATATCAACTTGGCCCACATACTGGAGCAGTGCAGAAGCAAGAACATGCCTAAAGCATCCGTGGAGGCTGCAATCAAGAGTGCG GCTAAACCAGCATCCCAGCAGGTGTTTGAAGCTCGGGGGCCCGGCGGGTGTCTGCTGCTCATCGAGGTCCTGACTGACAACAACTCACGCAGCCACCAGGAGATCAAACGCCTGCTTACCAAGAACAG AGGGATGCTGTCAGACGGAGGCCGTCACAACTTCAACAggaggggggtggtggtggtgccgGGCCAGAACGTCTCGACTGAGAGAGCTCTGGAGCTGGCCATCGAGGCGGGAGCAGAAGACGTCCAAGAGTCCGAGGATGAGGAGCAGCAGCCCCTCCTGCAG TTTATTTGTGACATGACGGACGTGAGGAAGGTGCGGGCCTCATTGGAGGAGCTGGGAATGCAGGTTACATCTGCTGGGTTGGAGTTTGTTCCCCGAACTATCTCGTCTCTGGACCAGGACCAGCTTGAAGCTGCTTCAACGCTAATAGAAGCCCTCAATGACTGTCCAGACGTAGTACGTGTCTGGGACAACATCCAGGCTGACAGCTGA